The following are from one region of the Shinella sp. PSBB067 genome:
- a CDS encoding winged helix-turn-helix transcriptional regulator — protein MSMDDCPVRDVLDSVGGKWTSLMILGLAEGPRRFSQLRRFIPDISQRMLTQTLRDLQRDGYLTRTVYPTQPPSVEYGLTPLGQSFLALLRSLVQWSTQNHAAIRAARTAYDADQD, from the coding sequence ATGTCCATGGACGATTGTCCCGTCCGGGACGTATTGGACAGCGTCGGCGGCAAGTGGACCTCGCTGATGATCCTCGGCCTTGCCGAGGGGCCGCGCCGCTTTTCGCAACTGCGCCGCTTCATTCCGGACATTTCCCAGCGCATGCTGACCCAGACGCTGCGCGACCTCCAGCGCGACGGCTATCTCACGCGCACCGTCTATCCCACCCAGCCGCCAAGCGTCGAATACGGGCTGACGCCGCTCGGCCAATCCTTCCTTGCGCTTCTTCGCTCCCTCGTGCAGTGGTCTACGCAGAACCATGCCGCGATCCGGGCCGCCCGAACGGCCTACGACGCGGATCAGGATTGA
- a CDS encoding SDR family oxidoreductase yields MTDTLLVTGASGQLGRLVLDALLASGKVAPASIVATTRDVARLADYAEKGVTVRAADFEDAASLDAAFAGATRALIISTDALDRPGKRLAQHKAAVAAAEKAGVRHILYTSMPQPDDSRVTFAPDHLGTEEAIKATGIAYTILRDGWYAENLFMSLPHALQTGSWYTSSGNGRIAHITRADTAAALAGALLDAGSESRTYTLTGPESHTAEEIAAIVSAATGKPLKVVHVTDAQLAEGLKGAGLPEAFIPTVVSFDANTREGKIAMVTDDAEKLSGRKPTSLEDFAAANKAAFLG; encoded by the coding sequence ATGACCGACACGCTTCTCGTCACCGGCGCCTCCGGCCAGCTCGGCCGCCTCGTCCTCGATGCGCTCCTCGCCTCCGGCAAGGTCGCCCCGGCCAGCATCGTCGCCACGACCCGCGACGTCGCCAGGCTCGCCGACTATGCCGAAAAGGGCGTGACCGTCCGCGCCGCCGATTTCGAGGATGCCGCCTCGCTCGACGCCGCCTTCGCCGGCGCCACCAGGGCGCTGATCATCTCCACCGACGCGCTCGACCGGCCGGGCAAGCGCCTCGCCCAGCACAAGGCCGCCGTCGCCGCCGCAGAAAAGGCCGGCGTGCGGCACATCCTCTATACCTCTATGCCGCAGCCGGACGATTCGCGCGTCACCTTCGCACCGGACCATCTCGGCACCGAGGAAGCCATCAAGGCGACCGGCATCGCCTACACGATCCTGCGCGACGGCTGGTATGCGGAAAACCTCTTCATGTCGCTACCGCATGCGCTCCAGACCGGATCCTGGTACACCTCGTCCGGCAATGGCAGGATCGCCCACATCACCCGCGCCGACACGGCCGCTGCCCTTGCCGGCGCCTTGCTGGATGCCGGCAGCGAGAGCCGGACCTACACGCTCACGGGCCCTGAGAGCCATACGGCCGAAGAGATCGCGGCCATCGTCTCCGCCGCGACGGGCAAGCCGCTCAAGGTGGTGCATGTGACGGATGCCCAGCTCGCCGAAGGCCTGAAGGGCGCCGGCCTGCCGGAAGCCTTCATCCCCACCGTCGTTTCCTTCGACGCCAACACGCGCGAAGGCAAGATCGCCATGGTCACCGACGACGCGGAAAAGCTGTCCGGCCGAAAGCCGACGTCCCTTGAGGACTTCGCCGCCGCCAACAAGGCGGCCTTCCTCGGCTGA